In Hymenobacter volaticus, the genomic window CGGCCAGCTCATCGATAACCGTGCTTACATATTCGGGGTGAATGGCGTCGTTCTTACCCATGTCTTCCACGTAGGCGCGCATGTTTTTCTGCACGTGATGGTAGAGCTCCAATTGAGCCTTCAGGAAGCTGTCGTCGGTTTTCTGACGAACCCGCGGCAACAGCGCCTGCAACGTGTCTTTGATGGAACCGCACAGCCCTAAGTCCACTTTGGCGCGGCGGCCCAGGCGCTCGGCCTTGATGTCGATTTGCACGATTTTGGGCTTTACCGGCATAAAGGCCGTGTATGGAAAGTCGGTACCAAGTAGCACCAGCAAATCCGATTCGTGCATGCTATGATAGGCCGAGGGCATGCCGAGCAAGCCCGTCATACCCACTTCGTAGGGGTTGGCATACTGGATTTCCAACTTACCGCGAAACGTGTAGCCGATAGGCGAATGCAGCAAGTTTGCCAACTGTATCAACTCATCGTGCGCTTCCGCAGCTCCAATGCCGCAGTAGAGCGTGATTTTCTGATGGTTGTTAAGCATGTCTGCCAACAACAGCAGTTCGTGGTCGGAGGGGCGGATAATGGGTTTCGTCTGGAACACTTGCATGGCCGTCATGCTTTCTTCGGCTTGCGCGGCGGCCACGTCGCCGGGCAACCCCACTACCGCCACGCCTTTGAGGCTAATGGCGTGCTGGATTCCGGCTTGAAACATGCGCGCAAACTGCTGCGGCGTGCTGGCAATCTGATTGTAGCAGCTACAATCGTCGAACAGCTTGATGGTATTGGTTTCCTGAAAGTGCTCGGTACCGAACTCGAAACTGGCTTCGGTGGAAGCAATAGCAATAACGGGCGCCCCGGACCGGTGGGCATCGTACAGGCCGTTGATGAGGTGTACGTGGCCGGGTCCGCTACTGCCTGCGCAACACGCTAAGCCGTTGAGTTGCGCCTCGGCTCCGGCGGCAAAGGCTCCTACTTCCTCGTGCCGCACGTGTATCCATTCGAGCTGCCCGTTGCGCCGTACCGCGTCGTTAACTTCGTTGAGACTGTCGCCGGTCACGGCGTAAATTCTTTTCACGCCGGCCTCGACCAGCATTTCTACGAGTTGTTCTGCTACCTTTTTAGCCATGCCTAAACCAGGATATACCGCCTAAGGAAGGTCCCTAAGTGCTTGGGTATACGTTCTGGCCTGCGGATAAGCGGTGAAATAAAGCCGGATTTTTCGGGCGTGCTACCAACAAAATCAGTGTCTCCTAGTCGGTAAAGCGCTGGCAAGAGCAACTGCTGCCTAGTCCTGAGTATCTAAACTCGAGGTCCGAAATGAATACGGCTCTCTTCAGAAGGGCCTACTTCCTGGATTTTGCCCGAATTCAATAATCAAGGCGCTATACCGCCAACTACTTGTTTGCGTAAACCATCGAGTGGCAGAAATCTGCTGTCAACTACTTGTCCTTTATTCAAACATTACTTTATGTGGCATAAACATTCTTGGCTGATGCCCGCGCTTGGGCTACTAGCGGCTTGCGGCGACTCGGCGCAACAAAATCAAGCTTCCCAACAGGAAACCCAAGGCGCAGCCGCCTCCGCCGATACCTCACTAGCGGCGGCGCAGCTCCAGCGTCTACCGGCCCCAGATACCACGCACGATGTGCAAAACTTCAGTCAAGTGGTTGGGTGGCCTGCCGGCAAAATGCCAAAGGCCCCACAGGGCTTCGAGGTAGCCGACTACGCCAGCAACTTCCAAAACCCGCGGTGGATTTACCAGGCGCCCAACGGCGACATTTTCGTGTCTGAATCCAACACGGTGCCCCAAACTTCTACGGCCAAAGGCGAGAAGAAACAGGGGCTCAAGCAGTCGAAAGCAATGCGCGAGACGAGTGCCAACCGCATTACGTTGCTGCGCGATGCCAACCGCGATGGCCAACCGGAAGTGCGTGAAATATTCCTGACGGGGTTGAATCAGCCGTTCGGCATGCTCGTGATGGGCAACTACTTCTACGTCGCTAACACCGACGGCGTAATGCGGTACCCTTACCAAGCAGGCCAAACTAAAATAACAGCGGCCGGTAAGAAAATTCTGGCTTTGCCAAAAGGCGGCTACAACAACCACTGGACCCGAAACTTACTTCCCAGCCTCGACGGCAAAACCATTTTCGTATCGGTGGGCTCCGGCTCGAATGTGATGGAACACGGAGCTGAAAATGAAGTTCGGCGGGCCGATATTCTGCAAATCAACCCCGATGGTTCCGGCGAGAAGGTGTACGCTGCTGGGCTGCGGAACCCCGTAGGCTTGGCCTGGCAACCCGGCACCAACCAACTCTGGACCGCCGTAAACGAGCGTGACGGCATCGGCGACGACTTGGTGCCCGACTACATTACCAGCGTTAAGCAAGGGGCTTCTACGGTTGGCCTTACGCCTACCTCGGTCCGAACGAAGACCCTCGGCGCAAAGGAGAACGGCCCGACTTGGTTGAAAAATCCATAGTCCCCGATGTGTTACTCGACCCGCATTCCGCCTCCCTAGGCTTATCGTTTTACGACAAGCAGGCTTTTCCGGCCCGCTACCAAGGCGGTGCTTTTGTGGGGCAGCACGGCTCTTGGAACCGATCTTCCTTCACTGGATATAAAGTGGTGTACGTGCCGTTCAAAGGAGGCCGTCCCGCCGGCAAGTCCGAAGATTTCCTAACAGGATTCTTGGTAGGCGACGGCACCAAAAACGCCTATGGTCGCCCAGTGGGCGTTACCACCCTCGCCGACGGCTCCATGCTGGTTGCCGACGACGCTGGGAATCGAATTTGGCGGGTTAGTGCTACGCAAGCCTCGCAGAAAAACAACGGCGTTGCCAGCCGATAGGCTTTTGGCTAGGCTACTACTCTGCTTTCGCTCTCATAGCAGATAGGCTCTGAAAGGCGTTGAGAAATCATTGCCCGGGGCCGGTTTGTCCGGCTCCGGGCTTTTTAGTTGTTATAGATCGGGGTAAGCCCAAGCTAGCATACGATATAGCAATTGAATAGAGCGCTGGAATTCGTGTCTGGCTACCTCACAGGTAAACAGAAAGCATTCAGCTAGTTATTCATGATGCGCTCTTAACAGCAAGGAAATGTACCATTCAGGCAACAAGTCACGGTGCAATACTATTTCGTCACTTTATAGATGTGTAAGAGCTGGCAATAAGCCATTCTCGCTTATAGCTTTGCTTTTCTAATAAGGAATATAAGATTTCAGACAAGTGTCTAAACTCAGACGGCTCTGCTGAGTACTACTCCTAGTTGATTTGTTTCGACATACTGCCTATCTGCCACTGATATTGTGCAATAACAAGGCACCTAAAGTCAGTTACGGCTTTCGGCTACCTGCGCATGAATGGTTTGAATTTGCAAGTCGTCGAGAGGCTTATGAATCAGGCCCGCTACTAGCGGAAACTCGTACACGCGCTCTGAGTCGGAGGGGGCCAGTGACGATGTAAGAACATAGATAAAGCAACGACCCGCTAGTTGCGCTTCGTAGGGTCGTAGGGCCATTAAAAAGTCCCAGCCGCTAATAACTGGCATGTTGAGGTCAAGCAAAATCACGTCGGGCATGTTGTGCGGGATGCTTTGCTGAACGTGGCGTAAAGCTTCCTCGGGAGATTGAAATGAACATAAACCCTCTGACAAACCCTCTCGCTTTAATATTTTCTCGGTAAGAAACACGCTGATATAATCGTCATCTACAAGTACGGTTCGCATATATCCTTTTAGTGTAAGAGCAATTGAAATTCAGTCCCGGCATCTGGCATACTATGCACTTCAATGCGGCCGCCCATCGCTTCGACGTGCGCATTGACCAGATACAAGCCTAAACCGCGGCCAGCGGGTACCGAATGAAACCGTTTGTAGAATTTAAACACGTCTTCACCCGCCTTTTCTCGATCAAAACCTGAGCCATTATCCATTATAGTGAGTCGCACCTCACCATTTGGATTTGAATTTCCTGTTATAGTTACCCAAAGTGGGCGTTCTTCAGCTCGGTATTTAATTGAATTGGAGAGCAAGTTAAAAAAGATACTGAACAGATAGGCGCGCTTGCCGTGTACTTGCAGATCATCGGGAACATTCAGCACAATTTCGCCGCCGCATTGCTGGAGTGACTCCTGTAGACTGTTGGTTACTTGCCGCAGCACGTCAAGCACCAATACCGCTTCCGAGGACTCTACCACGCCCTGCCTGTCCCGGACGGATAGTATGGTATTCAGGTCTTGCAGGATGGAATCGAGTTGGTGTAGACTCGTATGCAAGTGGTCTAAGAGCGGGGCCTGCTCAGGGTCGTCGACTTTCAGGAGTTGGGTTAAACCTAAGGCGTTTGCCAATGGCGCCCGCAAGTTATGCGACACGATGTATGTGAATTGCTGCAGATCCTGGTTGTGGCGGTACAGGTCCTGTGTTAGCCTTTCCTGTCTGGCTTCCGCATCCCTACGGGTAGTTATATCCGAGAAATACACCGACAAGCCCTCTTCTGACGGAAATCCTTTGACTTCAAGCCACAGCCCACCCGTGGTGTAGTATGCCTCGAAATGTACTACCTGGCCCGTAGCCATGGCCTCGTGGTATTCCTGATAGAAAACGCTGCCCACTTCAGCCGGGAACATTTCCCACACGTTTCTGCCAACGGCTTGCTGGCTTTTCACCTTCAACAGGTGCTGCGCCTCTTGGTTGAGGAATGTTATGTTCCATTCCCGATCGAGCAGAATAAGCGCATCCGTAATGCTTTCGAAAAGGATATTGAGTTTGTGGGCTTGTTCCTCGATTAGTTGATTGGAAGCTGTCAACTCCGTTATGTCCCGGCCAACCATGTGCACGCCCACCACTGCGCCATCGATGACTAAAGGCACCTTGGCAATGCTGAGTACTTTCGGTTCGGCTCCCTTGAACTGTACTGCCACATCAAACTGCACTGGTTTTCCTTGGAAAGCTTCGTATAGCTTTTGCCTAAAGAATACCACTAAATCCTCGGGCAGAAAATCATCGATAGAATGCCCTATTACCTCGGACTTCTCGCGGTGTAGCAGGGAGAGGAAAGGCGTATTTGCATCTAGAATGATGCTTTTTTCGTTTTGGAAAAGCAACAGATCTAAGTTGTTTTCAAATAAAGACCGGAAGCGTTGCTCACTATCAACGAACTGCTCGCTCACATTCATGAGTAGGTGGTACTTATATAAGGAAACGGCATCCTGCTACACTAAAGAGGCAAAGAAATCAGTTTTACATACTCATTTTAAAACAGTACGCCAGCTTCTATTCCGGCGTTACGCTCCAAATACCGCGTATTTATCGAAATTTTGCAATAAGTCCTCAAGTGTAACTTGGAGCGTTGGTGCTATCATAAAAGGAAATAGATGACGAACAGGCAATATAGATTACTAACCTAAGCAACTGTAGTCCTTTGACTTTGGCGATTAGCAACAAAAAGCCGGTTCTTGAATCCAAGAACCGGCTTTTCAATAAGTTGATGACAGAAGTTAGTCGGCTTTCTTTTCGTCTTTACCGTCGAATACGCCTTTCACGGCGCCTCCAACCTTTTTACCGACTTTCACGGCGCCTTGTCCTATTTCTTTACCAGCCTCTTTCACGTCGCTACCCGTGTTTTTGGCTGCGCGCTCCACTTGCACGCCCTTGCCTTTCGCTTGGGCCTCGGCCTTATCCCCGGTTACCACGTCAGCACCTTGCGACACGCGCGACTCGGTTTTGTCGAAGGATTTGAAAGCAGCGTATTTCAGTTTCTCTTTGGCAATTTCTGCTTTGTCTTTGCCGCTCACATCACTTTTTATTTGATCATATTTCTGATCGAGGGCCCGCCATTCGGCGTTGATGACGCGCCAATCGCCAATCTCATACTTGTCTTCGTTGGCTTTCACTCGCTGAACGAAGGCTTCGTAGGTAGCACGCGCATTGGCTGCGGTCATGGCAGCAGCGGGGCTGCTGGCCTTATAGAGCTTGGCAGGCGCCTCGCCAGCAGGCGCAGGAGCGGGTGCAGGTGCAGTCGTAGTTGGGGCTATTGGGGCTACAGCGCCCGTGGTATCTGCGCTAGCCGTTGCGGTGCTGGTGGCCGTTGTGCTTTGGGCAGCCATGTAGCGCTGTTGTAGACGCCGAATTTCAGCTTGCTGGGCCGTATCATATTCTGCCGAATAACGCTGTGTTGCAGCCAGACGGGCAGCAAAAGTATCAGCTACCGTAGTAGTAGGTGTTGTTTCGGCTTCAGTTACGTACGTCTGCAAGTTGTCGTAGGCACGCTGACCTTCCTGCGAAACTTCTTTTTTGCTGTTGGAAGAACAGCTGGATAAAGCGAGAGTGCTACCACCAGCTAATAAGGAGGTGGCTAGCAGTAGGGTGTTGAAGCGAAGTTGGAACATAACCTTGGAAATAGCACGAGTGAAAAACAGACAAGTGTTGACTGTCTGGCTTTTAACGAAACCGGATGTCCCAAGGTTGGAATTTAGCCGAGGTAGCTTAGGCTTCGCCCCCTACTTAAGTGCTGCTTATTGTTTTATTTGTACAATTTCTGAGGAGCATCTTGACGAGCCTAACACCGTCTCATCGTTATGTTTTCCGTCGATCGTTAACACGTAAATAGGCAGCTCACTTTCTGTAATTTGCTGAGTGACGGATACCAAACTTTAAGTTCAGTACAGGGCTTTAGACGAGGTTTAAAACTTGTGCCACACGGTCGGCTGCCTATATTTACCACCCCACAGCTAGGCTGTGTACCGTGAGCCGGCACAGAAACCGGTTATTATCTTCTTGCTCTGTTTAGTATGCTGTTTGGAAAGCAAAATGGAAACTGCCTCTGTTGTTGTTGCCCCGCAACCATCTGACCCGGCACTTGAGAGGCGCAAGCCACTCTTTTCCATTTCTTTCGCTACTTCGCATGACTTCTCCCCCGGCTGCTGGACAGCCCGATTTGGTACGTGGCATACGCCGCTGGGACTTTGTGGCCCTTATCGTCAACATCACCATTGGTGCCGGCATTCTGGGGCTCCCCGCCAAAATTTACGCTTTGGTTGGGGCTTATAGCCTCGTCGCCTATGCGGTTAGTGCGGGAGTAGTCACGCTTATTATCTTATGCTTCGCAGAAGTTAGCAGCCGGTTTAGCGGCGCGGGTGGACCTTATTTGTACGCCCGCGAGGCTTTTGGGCCACTGGTGGGGTTTGAAGTGGGCTGGTTACTGTGGATTTCGCGCCTGGCTAGTTTCGCGGCGCTTTGTAACCTGTTCGTTGACTACGCCGCGTACTTCTGGCCCGTGGTGGGCGCTGGCGCTGGGCGCGCTATCGTGATGGCCGCGCTTATTGCGGGTCTTACGTTACTCAACTTAGTGGGTGTGCGTACTGCTTCACTGGTCAATAATCTGTTCACGGTCAGTAAGCTGCTGGTGCTGGTGCTATTCACGGCCGTGGGCTTGTTTTTCGTGGATTGGCAGGCGTTTTCGTTTGCCGTTGCGCCCACGTACACCAATTTTTCCGGCGCTGTGTTGCTGCTCATCTTCACCTTTTCTGGTTTTGATGTGGCGGCCATTCCGGCCGGCGAAATTCAGCAGCCGCAACGCAACGTGCCCTTTGCGCTGTTCACGGCCATTGCCACGGTAGCTGTTTTGTTTCTGCTCGTGCAGGTGGTGTGCATTGGTACCCTACCTGACTTAGCTACTGCCGAACGACCCCTAGCCAGTGCCACCCAACGATTTTTAGGTCCGGCCGGCGCGGCTTTTGTGGCCGCCGCCGCTATGCTCACGGCCCTTGGCACACTCAATGCCCTCATGCTGACGGGGCCGCGTCTACTGTTTGCGTTGGCCGAGCAAGGGCAGATTCCGGCGTTTTTCAAGGCCACCCACCCCCGGTTCCGCACGCCCCACGTGGCCCTGCTCGTGTCGGCGGTGTTGAAGCTGATTCTGGCAGTTTCGGGCACCTTTATTTACGCTCTCACGCTCAGCACCATTATTCGGCTTACTTATTTCGCTCTTACCTGCGCCGCGCTGCCCGTGCTGCGCCGCCGCTACCCTGCTCTGCCGCCCCCGTTTCGGGTGTGGGGCGGAGCGGTGGTAGCTGCTTTGTGCGTAGCGCTGTGCTTGTGGCTGCTTTCAAGCAGCAAAGGCAACGAAGCGCGTGATGTAGCCTTATTCGCCGCTGCAGGATTGGTGCTTTACTTTGTTTCGAACCGACGGCCAGTAACTCAACCCCAATAGCGGTGTTAAATTGATACTTCGGCGGCGCCCACAAGCCTACTTTTCCAATTTGGCGCTGCTTTTTCCTCGGTTTCTGGTCTACTCCTAGTTTATGTCTCTCTCCACTCCTATTACTTCCGTTGCCATCCGTACACCCCAGCGCGTGGCCGAAATATCCTGGTTTGACGACCTCTGCGGGGGCGACACGCAGTATCTGAGTGTGCTCGATGGTGCTTACCGCAGCTCCTGGGCTCACTGCCGCGACATTGTGCTTGCCTCCGAGCAGCTAGGCTATTCCAACATCCTGCTGCCCACCTCCTACACCGTGGGCCAAGATGTCATGACGTTTGCCGCTGGCATTGCCCCGCAAACCTCGCGCATCAACCTGCTGACTGCCATCCGGACCGGTGAAATTCACCCGCCTATGCTAGCGCGGGCCCTGGCCTCGCTCGACCATATGCTGGCCGGTCGCCTCACCATCAACATCATCAACTCCGATCTACCCGGCCTGCGCGAGGTACCGGAACTACGTTACCAACGCTGCGCCGAAACCATCGAAATCTTGCAGCAGGCCTGGACGCAGGAGCGCATCGTGCATAAAGGCGAGCTGTACCAATTTGATATGCCCGCTGACCCGGCCAAGCCTTACCAGCAAAATGGTGGCCCCCTGCTCTACTTCGGTGGCACATCGGAGGGGGCCCGCGCGGTGTGCGCCAAATACTGCGACATGTTCCTGATGTGGCCCGAAACTGAGGAGATGCTCTACGAGACCATGCAGGACATGAGTGCCCGCGCCGCCACTCACGGTCGTGAAATCGATTTTGGGCTCCGCATCCACGTCATCGTGCGCGAAACCGAGGACGAGGCGCGGGCTTATGCCCGCAAGCTTATGTCAAAGTTTGACCCGGTGAAAGGTGCCGAAATCAAGAGTCGGGCCCAAGATTCGTGGTCGTTGGGCGTGCATCGCCAAAACCAACTCCGCGAGCACGCCGACATGGAAGGCTTTGTCGAACCTCTGCTCTGGACCGACATCGGCAAGGCCCGTTCCGGCGCCGGCGGGGCGCTGGTTGGTACCCCCGACCAGATTGTAGAAAAGATCAACCGCTATATGGACATGGGCTTCCGGGCCTTCATCTTCTCCGGCTATCCCCTGCTCAACGAAGCCGATTATTTTGCTCGCTATGTGCTGCCGCGCTTGCCCAACGTTTCCATGCCACATGTGCAAGGCCGTATTCCGCTCGAAACGCCAGTCACTCCTCTCACAACAGCACCACTGCGCTAAGGAGTTGGTCAACACGGGGCAGAGACGCACGTGCTTTTATGAGGTAGTGAAAAGATTAACGGACAGGTTTATAGCAAGAAACCTAAAGTTGAGGCTGGCGAAGGAAGTTGCGAGGCAAGCCGGGTGTATGCAACTTAGGGGCTGACTTCGCTGCTCCCGCTTATTTTTTCGCTGCATGGACTTCTCTGCTTCCCGTACCCCATCCGCCGCACAAGATGCTGAACAGCTTGATGGCAGTAGCCTCGACATAGCGGCAGAGAAGTTGGCGCAGCTCCGAGCACTGCTGCCCGATGCCTTCAGCGAAGGCAAGCTCGACGTTGATAAGCTCCGGCTGGCACTCGGCGAGGCAGTGCATACCGGCGAGGAGCGGTACGGCCTGAACTGGCCCGGTAAGGCGGACGCCTACAAGGAAATCCAGAAGCGCACCACCGCTACCCTAGCCCCGACCGAGCGGGCAGCGTGGAGTTCGACACGTCGGAAAATGTGTTCATTGAAGGCGAAAATCTGGAAGTGCTGCGGGTGCTGCAGAAGTCGTATTTCGGGCAAGTGAAAATGATTTTCATTGACCCGCCCTACAACACCGGCAACGACTCGTTTGTGTACCCCGACGACTACAGCGAGCAGCAGGCAGCCTACAAAAAACGGGCGGGCATCACCGACAACGCGGGCCGTCTTAACAAAAGTGACTTGTGGCGCACCAACACCCGCGAGAACGGCCAGTACCACTCGGTTTGGCTAGGCATGATGATGCCGCGGCTGTACTTGTCGCGCAATTTGCTGCGCGATGATGGCGTCATTTTCATTTCCATCGACGACAACGAAGTCACCAACCTTCGGCACTTGCTCGATGAGATTTACGGGGAGGAAAACTTTGTCGCCAGCATTATCTGGCAGAAGAAATACAGCCCCCAGAACGACGCCAAGTGGTTTTCGGCCATGCACGACTACGTGCTGGTGTACGCCAAAAATAAAGAACTGTGGCGCCCTTATCTGCTGGAACGCACCGAGGAAATGAACGCCCGTTATACCAACCCCGACAACGACCCCCGCGGCCTGTGGAAGTCGGGCGACTTTCTGGTGAAAACCTACTCGGCCGATTACGACTATCCTATTACTACGCCTTCGGGCCGGGTGGTCAGCCCGCCGAGTGGCAGTTGCTGGCGCACCTCCCGCACCAATTTCCAAAAGCTAGTCGACGACAACCGGATTTCTTTTGGTAAAGACGGCAGCAACATCCCGGCTATCAAGCGTTTTTTAAGTGAGGTCAAGCAAGGCGTGACGCCTTCCACGCTGTGGCTGCGGGCCGAGGTGGGCGACAACCAGGAAGCCACCAAGGAAGTGCGCGACTTATTCAATGGCTTGCCCTTCGATACCCCCAAGCCCACTCGCCTGCTAAAGCGCATGCTCGACCTAGGTACTCGCCCCGACGAGCAGCACTTGGTACTCGATTTTTTTGCGGGCAGTGCTACTACCGCGCACGCCGTTATGGCCAAGAACCTGGAGGATAGCGGCAACCGAAAGTTTATTTGCATTCAGCTACCCGAGGCTGTAGATAAAAATAGCGGTGCGGCCAAGCTTGGCTACACCAACATTGCCGACGTAAGTAAAGCCCGCATTGAGAAAGCGGCAGCAGCTTTGCAAAACGCCGCAGCTAAGTCGGTGCTGCATCAGGCCAGTGCTGGTAAAGGCCTCGGGTTCCGCTCGTATCGGTTAGTTGACACAAATTTCAAAGTCTGGCAGCCGCGTTATGAAAGCAAGGAAGCACTGCTTCAGCAGTTAGAACTGTTCACTGACTCGTTGCAACACGAGCAGCTAGATGATGAAACGCTGCTAACTGAAATTTGCTTGAAAGCAGGCAAGCCACTCACCATCAAGCCTAGCAAAATATATTCTGAGCCGCACATTTATCAAATAGATAGCAGCTTGTGCCTAGCTACGGGCACATTAACTTCCGACGCGCTTGGCGTGATTAGTGGAGTCAAACCTAAAGAACTACTCGTGTTAGGCCGCGATTATAACACCGCATCCGGCGATGCTACGCTCAGCAACATCCGCCTCGAATTACGCGAAGCGGGCATAGCACTATCCATTTTGTAGCTTATTTGCTGTTGCGCCATGCACACTACGAAGCAGGATTGGCTGAATGATGCCCTTGCAGCGAATGGCTGTTTTGTATCAGGCCATGCGAGCACCGAACGATTTCTTGGCCTAAAAGGCAAAGCGGAAGTTCGTTTTGCGATGCTTAAGGATGGTACTGTGGTTTATTTCTTAACTATTCGGTCGCCCAATCCCGACTATCGGGCGGTGTACTGGAAAGCGTTTGAAACGAATATGCTCGGCTGGCTGCGGTCGGTTTACCAGCCTATCATCCAGCTTTTTTACTCCGACGACCAGGAAACGTTCGATGTGTTTTTTCCGGGTAAAGGAAGTTTCAGGCAACTCTCTTTTCAAGGCCTCGCCGATCTGGTGGGCAAATACAACAGCCATTTTGTTGCTCGGCCAGGCACGAAAAAAGACATCAATAGCAGCACCAACGATATTTTTCAGGTCTGGACTCGCCAGTACTTGTC contains:
- a CDS encoding thiamine pyrophosphate-dependent enzyme, coding for MAKKVAEQLVEMLVEAGVKRIYAVTGDSLNEVNDAVRRNGQLEWIHVRHEEVGAFAAGAEAQLNGLACCAGSSGPGHVHLINGLYDAHRSGAPVIAIASTEASFEFGTEHFQETNTIKLFDDCSCYNQIASTPQQFARMFQAGIQHAISLKGVAVVGLPGDVAAAQAEESMTAMQVFQTKPIIRPSDHELLLLADMLNNHQKITLYCGIGAAEAHDELIQLANLLHSPIGYTFRGKLEIQYANPYEVGMTGLLGMPSAYHSMHESDLLVLLGTDFPYTAFMPVKPKIVQIDIKAERLGRRAKVDLGLCGSIKDTLQALLPRVRQKTDDSFLKAQLELYHHVQKNMRAYVEDMGKNDAIHPEYVSTVIDELAADDAIFTVDTGMSCVWGARYIRATGRRVMMGSWNHGSMANAMPQAIGAALARPGQQVIAMCGDGGLTMLLGDLSTIVQYKLPIKIIVFNNRALGMVKLEMEVAGLPDWQTDMPNTDFAAIAQAMGIAAVTVHEPGQVRQALEHAMAFDGPMLVNVLTDPNALAMPPKVEIEQMAGFAVSMSKLMLSGRMDDVLDTVKANYKHLREVL
- a CDS encoding response regulator → MRTVLVDDDYISVFLTEKILKREGLSEGLCSFQSPEEALRHVQQSIPHNMPDVILLDLNMPVISGWDFLMALRPYEAQLAGRCFIYVLTSSLAPSDSERVYEFPLVAGLIHKPLDDLQIQTIHAQVAESRN
- a CDS encoding PAS domain-containing sensor histidine kinase, coding for MNVSEQFVDSEQRFRSLFENNLDLLLFQNEKSIILDANTPFLSLLHREKSEVIGHSIDDFLPEDLVVFFRQKLYEAFQGKPVQFDVAVQFKGAEPKVLSIAKVPLVIDGAVVGVHMVGRDITELTASNQLIEEQAHKLNILFESITDALILLDREWNITFLNQEAQHLLKVKSQQAVGRNVWEMFPAEVGSVFYQEYHEAMATGQVVHFEAYYTTGGLWLEVKGFPSEEGLSVYFSDITTRRDAEARQERLTQDLYRHNQDLQQFTYIVSHNLRAPLANALGLTQLLKVDDPEQAPLLDHLHTSLHQLDSILQDLNTILSVRDRQGVVESSEAVLVLDVLRQVTNSLQESLQQCGGEIVLNVPDDLQVHGKRAYLFSIFFNLLSNSIKYRAEERPLWVTITGNSNPNGEVRLTIMDNGSGFDREKAGEDVFKFYKRFHSVPAGRGLGLYLVNAHVEAMGGRIEVHSMPDAGTEFQLLLH
- a CDS encoding DUF6565 domain-containing protein, which codes for MFQLRFNTLLLATSLLAGGSTLALSSCSSNSKKEVSQEGQRAYDNLQTYVTEAETTPTTTVADTFAARLAATQRYSAEYDTAQQAEIRRLQQRYMAAQSTTATSTATASADTTGAVAPIAPTTTAPAPAPAPAGEAPAKLYKASSPAAAMTAANARATYEAFVQRVKANEDKYEIGDWRVINAEWRALDQKYDQIKSDVSGKDKAEIAKEKLKYAAFKSFDKTESRVSQGADVVTGDKAEAQAKGKGVQVERAAKNTGSDVKEAGKEIGQGAVKVGKKVGGAVKGVFDGKDEKKAD
- a CDS encoding APC family permease: MTSPPAAGQPDLVRGIRRWDFVALIVNITIGAGILGLPAKIYALVGAYSLVAYAVSAGVVTLIILCFAEVSSRFSGAGGPYLYAREAFGPLVGFEVGWLLWISRLASFAALCNLFVDYAAYFWPVVGAGAGRAIVMAALIAGLTLLNLVGVRTASLVNNLFTVSKLLVLVLFTAVGLFFVDWQAFSFAVAPTYTNFSGAVLLLIFTFSGFDVAAIPAGEIQQPQRNVPFALFTAIATVAVLFLLVQVVCIGTLPDLATAERPLASATQRFLGPAGAAFVAAAAMLTALGTLNALMLTGPRLLFALAEQGQIPAFFKATHPRFRTPHVALLVSAVLKLILAVSGTFIYALTLSTIIRLTYFALTCAALPVLRRRYPALPPPFRVWGGAVVAALCVALCLWLLSSSKGNEARDVALFAAAGLVLYFVSNRRPVTQPQ
- a CDS encoding LLM class flavin-dependent oxidoreductase, translated to MSLSTPITSVAIRTPQRVAEISWFDDLCGGDTQYLSVLDGAYRSSWAHCRDIVLASEQLGYSNILLPTSYTVGQDVMTFAAGIAPQTSRINLLTAIRTGEIHPPMLARALASLDHMLAGRLTINIINSDLPGLREVPELRYQRCAETIEILQQAWTQERIVHKGELYQFDMPADPAKPYQQNGGPLLYFGGTSEGARAVCAKYCDMFLMWPETEEMLYETMQDMSARAATHGREIDFGLRIHVIVRETEDEARAYARKLMSKFDPVKGAEIKSRAQDSWSLGVHRQNQLREHADMEGFVEPLLWTDIGKARSGAGGALVGTPDQIVEKINRYMDMGFRAFIFSGYPLLNEADYFARYVLPRLPNVSMPHVQGRIPLETPVTPLTTAPLR
- a CDS encoding site-specific DNA-methyltransferase — protein: MEFDTSENVFIEGENLEVLRVLQKSYFGQVKMIFIDPPYNTGNDSFVYPDDYSEQQAAYKKRAGITDNAGRLNKSDLWRTNTRENGQYHSVWLGMMMPRLYLSRNLLRDDGVIFISIDDNEVTNLRHLLDEIYGEENFVASIIWQKKYSPQNDAKWFSAMHDYVLVYAKNKELWRPYLLERTEEMNARYTNPDNDPRGLWKSGDFLVKTYSADYDYPITTPSGRVVSPPSGSCWRTSRTNFQKLVDDNRISFGKDGSNIPAIKRFLSEVKQGVTPSTLWLRAEVGDNQEATKEVRDLFNGLPFDTPKPTRLLKRMLDLGTRPDEQHLVLDFFAGSATTAHAVMAKNLEDSGNRKFICIQLPEAVDKNSGAAKLGYTNIADVSKARIEKAAAALQNAAAKSVLHQASAGKGLGFRSYRLVDTNFKVWQPRYESKEALLQQLELFTDSLQHEQLDDETLLTEICLKAGKPLTIKPSKIYSEPHIYQIDSSLCLATGTLTSDALGVISGVKPKELLVLGRDYNTASGDATLSNIRLELREAGIALSIL